The nucleotide window GATGACCAACTTTCAAACCAACTGAGTCATCTTGTTTTGACAAGGAAAACAACAATTTTACATTAAACTATCACACGAAATGAGCAACAATATCAGAAAAGGCACAGTATTTCACTCATTTGTGTTTGGCGTACGATGTACAATGTGTGAGCTCCCTATATACATGATGTGGTCTGTGAAATAGCTAAAACGAGAAAGCTAGTAATCGTGGAACTCGCTATGAAGGTCTGGACTTATAAAACAAATTTACAACTCGAAATTGAAATGGGTACATTAACTATATTTCGGTCACAGCTTGAGTGACTAGCTAAGCAGTGTTCTGATCTTCCTTCTTATTCCTTCTAACTGAGCTAGAACTTCCCTGAGCATATATTGAGAGGATGTTAAGAGCTGGGCATATCTTGTGCCTTCCAACAGAAAAATGCGCTGAGCCGCACATGAATTGAGCTTCGTTAAATCGAGCATTTCTCAATATCTACAACTACATAGCTGCTCAGCATGTGACACAATTAACCTTTGATATTGGTTGTGTAATATTCACCTGCATTGCAACAGAGACAAAAATATTAGCTGATTTCTGTTCATCTGTCTTTACGtcttggtggatagagttatcTAACACCCGTATATATATGTTGGTGTATTATTGATGACAGTGTAACCTGACTCAGAAAACCACCACAATTATTAAAAAACCTTATTCACGGGCACTGATATGAGCAGATACTACAATTGATCTTAgccaaaagagaaaaagaaaggtaTATTACAGTTCAGCGCTGCTGATAGGAATGCTAAACACTGGATGTTATACCAGCTTTTACTGTCACTGCATAACGGATATTGATATTTAGCTATTAGTTGCAGCAAAACATCGTGAGAATTACATCATACATAGAAATCCAACATGTGACACTGACACAGTGGCAGACATCTTTTCCACCTCCAAACTGCTTGAGCATAACATAACAAGAAAAACAGTTGCTTATACCAAGCTACAAAAGTGAAGTGATAAATCACATTTAGACAATTTAGCTATTGAGAGGCTTAAAAGTAGctgttaaatttttaattattactacATTTTAAGTGGTACTTTCATCTCACAAAGGTGTAGAGCAAATTGAAGGGAGCCTGCTGTTCTAACTGCAGTTGGTAGTTCTCATATTTGCAAGTGATGGATCAAATTGTGGTTTAACATTCTGAAACATTTCTTCTGTTAAGGATTATGTAGCAATGTCATCACATACTggtaattgaattttaaaaatgtaaagTGACTACAGAAAAATGAATATCTTCTGATAAACTCCGAactatcataattcataaagtTTCCCTTTTATAGTTTAACTATCAGAAGACATAACTTCCTAAAGTATGATAAACAGTATAATCCCTTTGAAAAGGTAATGCCATCTTCAGATTACtaacaattaaataaaactaaaatgatTCACTTTATAGAGTTAATAAAACATCAAAGTATGTGTAGGGCTTACAAGAAatgcaagaaataaaataacagAAAAAACTTACTTCTAGGTGTGCTTTGAAAAATTGATGAGCCCTTCAAAATTGAAGCAGGTATCAAATGGATGATTTGGAAAACAGAGATGATCAGCAAAAACTACGAGATAAGCCCTTATACGTCGTAATTTTTGTAGACCGCACCGCATATATCTTTATGCACGCATCTGCCAAATTGATTGCTGGAACAAGATCCCAATTTAAGTATTATAATCTGTAGTCATGTCCATCAAATTTCCCGAGGCCCTCAGCAAGTATATTGCCAACATTATCCTGTGTGACAAATTTGTCACATGAAGGATTTTGAGTATCTGTTTCATCTTCCACACTGGAACCCACTAATAAAGCATGAGTACTAGCATCAGGAACCCAGCCCTTTTCCAACATTAAATCAAGTAAGAAAGAGGCCTTGTCTTTGTATCCCTCTTTCAAGAGACTATTTATCAGCATATTGTACATGGCTGAATCAACAACTTCAAATTCTGAGACAAGCTTATCTATTGAAGAAAATATCATGTGGACCTGAGTGTTTTCCACCAGATACTCCAGAAGTTTAGAAAGTGTTTCCGAATTCGGTAATAAACCCTGACTAAGCATCATATCCAAGAATAGAACCGACTTCTCTATATGTCCAAGCGAAATCATGCTCTGAATAAGAATGCAATATGTTTCCCCATCCAGCTTACAACCATCCACAACCATTCTCGAGAGCACCATAAAGAGACCACTTGCTCTTCCTAAACTGAATAGGCCTTGCATTATGCTGTTGTAAGCAGAAGGAGAAGACAATGTACCACAATAATATGCAATTGGTAGCAATTTGATTGCTCTAACTGTGTACCCACTAGCACAAAGTCCATCCATAAGCTTGCCAAACGAGGTCGATTGAAGAGCATATCTCTTTGTTGACATGAAGCAAAACACTTCGGTGGCTTCTTGAATCTCTTCCTTCTGGCAAAGACACTCAATAAGTTGAGCGTATGATACCAAATCTAATAACCCAGATTTGGAGCTAAGTTGATGAAACAATGCCAAAGCATCCTCACATTTACCTAATTTGCAGTTGCCAACGATGAGAGCAGAATATGTAGATGAATCAAGACTAACGGAGGAAACAATCATTCTAGCAAGATATTTCAAGGCATCTTTCAGCCTTTTATTACCACACAagtattgaatcatgatattccAAGAACGATGATCTGTAATGTTTCTCTCAAACATTTCATCAAACAGATCTCTTGCCATATTAAAGCTGCCATCAATTAGAATAGCTTCAAGAAGCGCATTGTAAGGCAATACACTTGCAACTTCTTTGTCACTCAAAAACTCCTTAGCTTCACTCAACATATTCAATTCACATAATCCATCTATTATACTCATGAACACATCATCATCTGGCCAAACATCATTATACACCATCTCATCTACAAGTTTTACAGCATCATCCACGAGAAGATTCCAACACAAACACTTTATCATTGCCCCATAAGTTGATGAATCCGGAAGAACCTTAGACGCTCTCATCACAGAAAACAACCTCCTTACTACATCTAATTCATTCATAtcacaaaaaaaaggaattatatGAGCGTAAAAGCTAGAATAATCTGGTTCACACCGTATTCTAAACATATCATCTAAAATTACAAGTGCTTCATCCACTCTACCCCTTGCaacaagttcaccaataatTATCTGAAAAGTCCTACCATTAGGACTacaacctttcttatgaagtcGTTTGTATTGCTCCAATGCAGTATCAGCGCGATCAGCAGCAAATAAAGCCTCTATCAGAGAATTAAGTGTATCAATATTGGGACCAATTCCAGCTTTCACAATCTCTTTATATACGAACAATACATCcttaaattctttcttttccttgaCAAGTGCGCCCAATAATTGATTAAATACAGATATAGAGGGATTTAAGGtacacaaatttatacaagaaaGAACACATAAAGCCTCACTAAGCCTACTATTTCTAACAAATATATCAAGCAAATCCAAAAGAACTTGTTCAAAATTTGGGCATTTATCCTTTACCATCTCATTACAAAATCCTTCAATTTCATCTATTTTCCCAGCCATACCTAACTTCAAgataatttgaaaataagtaTCAGCAGAGTGATGGAACCTTTTTTGAAGGGAAGCCCATTTGAATAACTTCAATGAAGAATCCAAATCAGCTGTGGAATCAAGAACACCGGCTAATGTTTCTGGGTGAAGCTTATtctttaaaaattgaatcttggTTACAAAGTCAGAAGAACTGGTAGAGGGTTGATTGGATTCTGGATTGTTTTGAATTCTACAAGCACCAgaaagtgaagaaaaatagGGTTTTGAACAAACCCATTTGGGAATTTTCCTGGGAAGAATTAAAGTTGAAAGCTTTATCACCATTGAAGTTGCTCTCCCTCCCCAGTGGCCACTTATGTTTCAACTTAAAAGAAACATTAAGCTAAGAAAATGCCCAgtaaatacaaaagaaatatatagTAATCGAGCAAAGTTGAAGGGAAGGAAAGAATCTTGAAAGGTATAGAACTGAATCCTAACCTGGGAACAGAATCATGGGGAACCAAGAAAGGTGAATGGTGAAACCTGAATGAAAAACAGACCAAATGAAAGAAAACTAGAGAAAggtcaaacaaaaaaaaagactacGCAAATGAAGCCATTAATTTAAGGAAGTTAAGACTTGGGTCCCTCATAGTTTTAAAATGTTCATGATCAACTTGTATACGGGACAATTTGTGTAAGGGACTACTATAGTTATAGTTAATGGATACTCTTAAATCATAAATGTAATTATATAGACTATGATTTCAtattagaaatttttttaaatgccTTTTCGGTTTTGGAGTTCTCAACAATAAATACCTACCCCTCTATTAGaaaagaaattcataaaaaaattagatttgaTTGTATAGTGTATACCCGTTATGTATACAAAATTGAcagttattctatttttatcATAGAATGATTAGttgatctttttcttctttgtaatTTGTATCATGATTCAATCAAAATTTCTCGGGTTCTTCTaatttgtaacttttccaaaatcGAAATAGTTCCTATACTACTACATTAGTATGATATTGAATCATgttgaaatatttcttatttctcaatttCTGTCAAAAAGGAAACAATTGGAATAAAGGAttcatatcttttatttttagaaaaagtttttatgttatttcgtactatacaatttttttcttggtGGGATCTTTAATCCCACAAGAGGTAGTGAAAAGAATTAATGCTCCATATAAAGAGCATTGTCACGTATACAAGTCGACCAGGAACATTTGAAAACTATGAGGGGCCTAAGTCTTAACTTCCTTAAATTAATGGCCTTAAAGAGCAAATAGCTATTGTGCGTGAAATCAATGAATTTAACTTGgacatttcattttcattttcattttcgtAATGTTTTCTTAATTAATCAAGCATTAACCTTCCTGCTGTATAATAATTTATCACAACGTTGTAAAAATGAATTGTCCCACTTCTGCCAAATTTTTGATCTTTTGTTAACTTAACAACTTGATTCAATGATGTGAAACCCTTTATTGTTGTCCTCAAAAAATTGGGGAAAAAACTATATTGCAGTTGATAaggtattatttttttcagttgaaaattataaaagattTTGTAGTAGTATCAACGATCCAAATACATTGAATAAAAGATTTTGTAGtagtatttaattatttatgatcCAAACACATTGAAAGAGATTTATATCTTCGTCTTTGGCATTACAAGCTTGGTTAGCCCAATCGACATTTTATCTCATCTGTTACTATGTTCATCAAAAGGTTTAGGCAAATTCAAAAGATGTGAATTGGGcaatataaatattgttataTTGATTGgaagatctttttttttgttcaccTTTTCGTTTAAAGTATAAAGCAATTTCAGATATACGATAGGAGGGATAGAGCAATGGATGAACTTATTTTCCTAAGTCGTCACTACACATGCTTGATGGTGATGGATGGTACTTTGAACATGATATATATCAAGTTCATTACATAGTGTATCAGTCCCTGCCTTACTAGCTGTAACAACCCATCATTATGAATTTGCACTAGCATTCTTAAAACTGACAGATAATCTTCTCAGTTTACATCCTGTTCGACGAGTTACGAAAAAGCGATAAACAAGGAGACTGTACAGAAGAATGAAGACCCATGTCACCAGATGGACCTTTTTCTTTGCTTCTGATCGGGACAAGAACCCAACCAAGGTTCTTAAATTGTTCCTGTTTTGGTATGGAGCAGTCCCAGACAAAAAAGAGAGGATAGTCAAATGAAATCAACTCTTTTCCTACACACATTATATTGAATGATGGAGCAAAAATTATACTCTAATGATTCTTGGTATttagacaaaagaaaaaagtcaCTGCAACATAACAGAGAAAAACCAAGGAAAGtcttattttaaaagttaatgcTGAAAATGAACTCCTAACAAGTTTACAGCCATTACAACATCATATATCTACAATAATTTAAAACAGCACGGGAAATGAGACCTAAAGCATGCAGTGAGACGATAGCATACAATTCTCTTTGTATGCAGTCAGTCAACCTGATAATAACGAGAATTATCCATCATACCTTCAAGGATGTATGTAGTCTTTTGTTTCTAACTTCCATAATTCCAACTGAAATGTGATACGGTTGAAAGGATTTTGATCTATCAGTCTTCGCACAAACTCTGATTTATATGCATAATAATACCATAATCTACCACATATTTTTGGTTCTCTTAGTCCTGTTTGTTGAAACACGAGGGGGTCTTGGGCATTCGATTCTCTGCCCAGTCAGCAAGATCTGAATATCTTCATACTGCACCAATACACCTTTGAAAACTACTCTTAACAATAAATCAGCTCTAAGCCTTCAACAGCTTCAGAGACTTTTAACACCACTACTTTTGTCATTAATATGAACCAAACAAGCATATCCTTTTTCGATGAATTTCATACATGATACCTGCTCTGAGATGCCTAGATTCAAAATGTATATGCTTGATACAAAAGCAACTAGGATATTCTCACATACGTTACTCGAAGAGGTCCAGAATCTCAGTCCGTGACTTTCCACAATTGTAGATCCCTttaatcaataatcaataatcaataacCGGTCAACGAAGAAGTAACCCAAAATACAAAGCACCCACCACCCATGTATAGCAATCTCTCGCTTAAGATATTCTATAATCCCAGCCAAACTCCAACGCCTCAGAAGGTTTTTTCTTATCCGACATAAGCTCCCGTCAAAGTGCTTTGTGATTTCCCGGGAAAAAGATAAAACAGccaaactataactatatctACTCCAGAACAATCTACTTAACCATAAATACAGCAACTTAACCTATTGCGACCCTTTAAGAGGAGAAATGTACTAGATTGATCTATTACCAGTTCAGTCGATAAGCTCATGAAGGAACTGATAAGAAATACCTATAAGCCATCTCTCCCCGTCAATAACCAGATCTCGCAGATCTTATGTCGCAGCTACCACCCCTGAATCGGGGACGATCTCTGCGAGAGTAAACTTAATTGGTTGCCATCCGGATTGAGGTTGTACAAGCCATTTCTTCATGTTAACAACCATGTGCAAGATCTGAAGTATTTCGCCTAAAGCAAGCTCCTTTAAGCACATTTTCTTAATAACTGTTGCTGCTTCAAACCTAGTGAAGGATCAAGTAAATAAGCAAGTTCAAAATTAGATCACATCAGCCAAGATACACATAAGGAATCACCTtctgtcttcttcttttttttaaaaggtaaaataaaaccACACAAGGAAACATTTTTAGAGGACCtaacaaagataaaaatatgtttGCCATAATCCTGATATGTTTAATTGGATTTTCAATTGGAAGAGCTTCACTTAAATAAGAACTTTAGAAACTTCCCCAAACATCCACCAAACATCCACAAAGGTTCAAACTAAATGAGAACCCATTACCTGCACTGAGTAGCGCTTATGGCAGCTCGTCCGGTAGAAGATGATAGAAATTTCTGGAGGTCATCCCATGCTTCTTTGGGATATTGTTTCATATTACCACCAATGGGATTCACACACCTCCATAGGTTCTCATTTTTACCAACATATAATTGCAGAGCACCTAAATTCCGTGTTACTACCAGCTGTTGTTCAACTGCACTCGTGAGAGCCTTCTTAACATCAGTATTGCGGTGTTTTGGATCTCCATATTTGATGCAATCAGAGATGTTTGCTTCAGTAGGCATAATCTTCTCAGTTTTAAGGGTGTTCAATGCAAGTAAAACGACTCCAATAAGGCCTTGAACATAATCAGAAGGTTTTGGGCATCCTGGAGCTCCCCACACACCATTGAGAGGTCCATTACTGCTATTTGCTATAGATGACGGTGGTGGAATCTCAGGGCTGGGATGTGGATACCTGTTTACCTCTTTTTCAACATAAAATGGTGTTTTCTTCTGCAAATTGTGTCCTTTATGAGGcccatttgtatttgtataagaATTCTCGATGTTAGGAGGTTGTCTCGATTCTCCAGTCCACGTTTGAGAAAAAGGACGATTATGACCATTATTGGAGTTTTCACTGACTTTTAGCTTACCCATATCAGGCATAGATATTTGAGGGCCTGAGGTGTAGCCAATTGCATCAGACCTAGGAGGCATTGAATGTGAATGATGCACATGCGAATTAGGTGGTAAGAAATTACCAGATGGAATTACCGGTGATACTGGGAGGTTGTTTGGCCTTCCTGGAGGATAATTGTTTTGATAATTGTTCTGTGAGTTGTTTCCATTCGTCCAGGATGGCTCAGGATTACCAGGAACACCGCTTGGTACAGGCCCACTGAAAGGAGTTCTTGAATTATGAACTCCAGGTAACTCCACTGAATCATTGAACTGCTTAGGATATCCATATCCTGGTTGATGAAAGTTTGCAGCACTATGATTTTCTTGTGTGCCAGATGAAGTTCGTGATATATTGGGTTGATTCACACTTCTACGAACTGGTTTGCCCTTCTGCTTAATATCTGTACCCCTTCCCAAATTGTTAAACTTCATTTGCGGGTTTTCATGGAAAGTGTCAAGCTGGTTTATCAGACTGGAGTCACTAGACGACGTTGATAATGCGTCTAAAGTGGGTAAAGAACCGTAGCTGCTATTTACAAGTTGACTTGATTCACTATTTGTGAGAGGAGGTCCTCCAGATGAAAGGCTTGTCCAGAGCCATACAGTCTTCGCAGCAGCAACAAGGGGAACAGAAGCTTTTTGAGGTTGTGCGAGAAGAATATTATATCTGCGCATGCGCAATTGATGAAGTGCGTTTGAAAAATCACGATCTCCCGAAATCAACAAATAGTTAGCAGGTGCAGGATTGTCAACTGCCCAGAATAACATGTCCACAAGAATCTTCTTATCACTTGCATCTTTGACACCTGTACACATTTGGACAAAAATTTGTCATGACGGAGTCCAAGCAGTTCTAAATAGATCTAATCACGCTAccataaatgttaaaaataagaatcCTGAATACACTGCTTTTCACTTGGTCTATACACTACCTTGAAGGGTTAGCTTAAGACTTGATTAAGATAAGAATTCTACTAAACATTAAAAGCGACcacatatcagctccaaattCTCACTTTTGTCCAAGGTTGTATAGCAGCATATGCCACCAGTATGGTCAAAAATCAACTCACATCCTCTCtcgctctctctctctctctcgctcaCTGTCTGACAATGAAAAGtaaattttctttctcttccaAATCTTTCACAGAGAACTGATGAAGGTCAGCAAAAATTAGAGCCTTCCCAACACAGCCAACGAGACATGTTTTAATTTGTCTTCTGATTTGGAAGAAAATTCAAGTGATGGATGCACTAAATCTTTCTTCTGAGCAGTGGCGGAGGCAGGCTAGAAGGGCGGAATCATTTCAATCTCTTTGCACAAAAAGAAACTGAGATGACAAAGCGTATGCGCCTTGATTTCCACCGCTGCTTCTGAATTACCAACTTGCCATTGATAATTTTGAGGATCCTTCAACTTTTTTGCCCGATCGGCCGGCCAGAAAGCAAATTCAGTATCTTATTCTCCCAGTCTCAAATATATATGCTAATCTTCCCACTCTTTGGTGGAAGTTACAAGCTTCAAGTTAATATGACTTGGTGTTGAAGTTTTTTGTGTGCAATTCTTTCTAGAAGCTTTTAGGTCTAATCAAATTTAGAAACAAAAAGAGAGGTTCATGGTGATAATTCCACCAGACTTTGAGGTTCAGAAGCTAGAAATGGTAAACATATTATACAGTTTGGCAGAAGATTGCAAAGACTATCCTTTAACTATGGTGAAAATAGACTATCCTTTAATTACtgtaaaaaatatagaaattagtaaaatatatcAGATCTGTTAAATTATTAAGTAAACACGTGCAGGGGCAGATATAGAAGGTAGCGAGGGGGTTTGCTCCGCAAGAAGTTACACAGTATACATAAggtattttgaaaaaaaaaaattaagtacaTATATAGGTTTTGAACCTCCtaaaaataagattaaaggTTGGCTTAGTGATTGAGGGGGTTAAAAATCTAACTTAAGGTTCCAAGTTGAAATCTCAAGCActacaatttttgttttttcgaAACACTGAAAATACTAGACTCGACACTAGACACACGTCATAATTTTAAACTAGAACTGAAGGAACTGGAGGGGGAGCCAAATCCAACTATATATActtgaaaatgtttttaaaaaaacacatatGTACATAATCCACGCCCATTGTCCGAACACGTGTTAAAAGAAACTTCCCGccaagaagattgggctctttTGCTTCACTCTCAATAGAGTCTTCTTTCCTACCTTCGGCGTTGATGAAAGGGACAGTTCCATAAAAGAAAAGGGACAGTTCCATAAAAGAGTATGGACTGTGCAGTAGTACTCACACCCGATTACTTAAAATCATGGATCTACCGCGGACCACTATTTTGATTTCTTCATGATCTAGAGAAAATGAGCTCTATAATTCCGAAACAAAAGATCAGCAACTCATAAAAGTTGAGTATGTGCTAAACAGATTCTTAAACACCCCATATCTATCACTGATAGTGGGTTTgatgagaaaattaaaacaaataaacacaATCAATACTTTTTTCCAAGTAACAATCCTTTGGTTGATGTTtaaattggaaaacatggttATTTTCACtgaaaaaaatgcaattttgcATCTGACTGAATTCGACCACAGAAAATTCAGATTTGCACTTGCATAGATTCAAAGGGTCAGCCTTGCTCTTTAGACCATCAAAAACACTCCGTTGACTTATATATCAGCACAAACAAAGCAATCATAAAGGCACAATTCAATGAGATCTAACCGATCCTGTCCAGTGACAGAAAAATCAACTGTTAAAACATAGATCGACTCAACCAAACATCAAATCAACTAAAAACAAGTCACTTTCATCCGAATTACACAGACCAACAAAGATGCAAACAGAAAAAAAGTGTGTCAACAAAAATTATACCTGCAGGAACGTGATTAAGGCCGATTCCAGTACTATTAAGCGCCTGCTGAACAGAAGAAGAGATCTTAGTTGTATCACCGTAAGCGGAAATAGAAACCGGTCCACAGTAGTTCATATTCACAAGCGCAGAACTTATATTCTGAGCGATCGCATGAGGATCAGATCCTCTAGGTACTTGACAGTTTTCTATATCCCACCATACCGAAATCCTCGCCGCCGAGTACAGCGCCTCAGCCGCACCCGACGGCTGCGGTCCTCCCCCTCCACCGTTCCCGTTTCCCCCTGCACCACCCATTTCGAACGAGTTCCGTCGCCGGAGAAGAAATGGCGCACGATAGCGAATGCCGATGTGTAAAATTTAGTCTTTTTATGTATGTCTGGTGCGTAAGGTTAGTTGAGGAGTGCGTAGGATTAGAAGAGGATATAGAGAGTGGAAGATATAGATGAGAGAGTGTTGGATTATAAAAGGGGGATTTTGATGAGTGGGGACTGCCGTAGTTGTGACGGGTGGAAGATTCATCAGGGGTTTACGAAATGACTATTATATCCTTCCATTTAATTGGACAGAATGGTAAATATGTTGTGTAGCAGAATCGTGAGGAACGAGCTTGACTTCCATCGAGGAAAGTGCTGAGTTGGTGTctcaaattatgatttaaaataaattagtactACATGAAAATAAGTTTAGTTTTCTCTTTTCTatctattgaaaaaaaaaataaccactaatattctatttataattttaaaaatcaaattaaattaggattaaaattttatttctaattgAACTAGGATAAACAAAATTTAACTAGACATTAATtcccttaattaaataacaaatcttgaacaacttagaatttcaacacaaatttaaattattattccaacaattaataaaaaatgtattattgtTTCACAAATTGGAATGGTATATACAGATTTTATCATTACATTGTATGAGGGtgaatatgttatattttttgtacAGCTCAAagaaacattttcaaaatttaaaattaaattattattattatatatctatataattatatatttatttcttttgaaattgattaaaaatgaaaaatataatataaaatgtgaggaagtaatttattttctcttttaatgcATTTTACTATTTGATCATTGACTCTTCGTCTTCAACTACCATTTCagtttttaaatatgatttgttttttttctattcCAATATTACATGGATTGCCATGATTGGATCTCTCCACGTCataatttcttttccttttttgaaaaaaaaaaagtatgacaGTATGTTATCATGAAGAAAGTAAACAAAGAACTGATTATTTTTTACGTGATTGAATTCATTACTTCAttagggaaaaaaaattattttgcattTGACGTTTACAGTAAATCATTAAATATGTGATGTAAGCTTTATAAATAGatttattacttaattatattagcAAATATATAAATCCTATCATCTAATTTTTTAGCTGATAatactattaaattaatataaataaatgttttacTTGCTTTGtactatattttattactttgctacatttttttcatcctctattttatatatatccTACTCTCTTCAGATTTGTTTAACAAAACTATACTAATAAGCTATTGTGactgaattaataaaatattttactattaattttttattcgaTATTCGATACTATTTCAAATAGACAAAGTGGTTTGACAAGGTATTCTATTTATTTGAAGTGTAGCATTCAAGTTTGATCATTGACTCTTGGTCTTGGAGTATCATCTACTCTTTAACTCTTGAATATGGACTTTTCAATTTTCTAACATAGTAATCTGTAATTGGATCTCTCAACCTCATAaatctttttcctttattttttatttttgtcattgaatattttgttttatttaacatattctttttatttctctgattattttttaaaaataaaataagagagtatcattaatttaataaaattaattgccAAAGGATATCTAGAATTGAAACATAAATCTTAGTGATGCGTCGTAAAGTTATACCTAtcgatattttaaaaataaaattgatgtttTGCTTAATACGAGATATAATACGATAAATAGTGTGATTGATTAACATGTACGATTAACCTATCTATCGAAGCATAAATATAATACgaaagaaaaaatgatatatgtatgtttataatatattttaatttgaaaacttaaaaataaaaacctaAGAATACAACCATGGATTCTTTGCTTCATTAGTAAACAAACCTGTATTATTGAATTTGCAAATATTTGATTCATTACTTGCCTTGTTCATGCAAGCCACATAACAAAAAGAGTTATACCTTCCCCaccatcctttttctttcttttttactttatgaaaataaatatgtttttttcaaatataaaaaagtaagtAGGAAGCATTGAGTTTACGGATTCAACCCCACCCAATCATAACCCGCATGGGAACAAAAGCCCAAGGTGAAACCCAGTCCATGGAAGAGATTGGGCATCGGCCTATTTTGGGTGCTCAGCCCACTTTATGGGGGCTCTTCTGGCAACTTAGCACTTTGATTGTTGAGAGTAGAAACAATTATTTGAATAAGGTTTTAGGGTATAAAGATctaataaaatacttatatttgTGGAATAGCCTATTAGTGATG belongs to Solanum stenotomum isolate F172 chromosome 1, ASM1918654v1, whole genome shotgun sequence and includes:
- the LOC125851958 gene encoding pentatricopeptide repeat-containing protein At1g63330-like; protein product: MVIKLSTLILPRKIPKWVCSKPYFSSLSGACRIQNNPESNQPSTSSSDFVTKIQFLKNKLHPETLAGVLDSTADLDSSLKLFKWASLQKRFHHSADTYFQIILKLGMAGKIDEIEGFCNEMVKDKCPNFEQVLLDLLDIFVRNSRLSEALCVLSCINLCTLNPSISVFNQLLGALVKEKKEFKDVLFVYKEIVKAGIGPNIDTLNSLIEALFAADRADTALEQYKRLHKKGCSPNGRTFQIIIGELVARGRVDEALVILDDMFRIRCEPDYSSFYAHIIPFFCDMNELDVVRRLFSVMRASKVLPDSSTYGAMIKCLCWNLLVDDAVKLVDEMVYNDVWPDDDVFMSIIDGLCELNMLSEAKEFLSDKEVASVLPYNALLEAILIDGSFNMARDLFDEMFERNITDHRSWNIMIQYLCGNKRLKDALKYLARMIVSSVSLDSSTYSALIVGNCKLGKCEDALALFHQLSSKSGLLDLVSYAQLIECLCQKEEIQEATEVFCFMSTKRYALQSTSFGKLMDGLCASGYTVRAIKLLPIAYYCGTLSSPSAYNSIMQGLFSLGRASGLFMVLSRMVVDGCKLDGETYCILIQSMISLGHIEKSVLFLDMMLSQGLLPNSETLSKLLEYLVENTQVHMIFSSIDKLVSEFEVVDSAMYNMLINSLLKEGYKDKASFLLDLMLEKGWVPDASTHALLVGSSVEDETDTQNPSCDKFVTQDNVGNILAEGLGKFDGHDYRL
- the LOC125862947 gene encoding uncharacterized protein LOC125862947, with amino-acid sequence MGGAGGNGNGGGGGPQPSGAAEALYSAARISVWWDIENCQVPRGSDPHAIAQNISSALVNMNYCGPVSISAYGDTTKISSSVQQALNSTGIGLNHVPAGVKDASDKKILVDMLFWAVDNPAPANYLLISGDRDFSNALHQLRMRRYNILLAQPQKASVPLVAAAKTVWLWTSLSSGGPPLTNSESSQLVNSSYGSLPTLDALSTSSSDSSLINQLDTFHENPQMKFNNLGRGTDIKQKGKPVRRSVNQPNISRTSSGTQENHSAANFHQPGYGYPKQFNDSVELPGVHNSRTPFSGPVPSGVPGNPEPSWTNGNNSQNNYQNNYPPGRPNNLPVSPVIPSGNFLPPNSHVHHSHSMPPRSDAIGYTSGPQISMPDMGKLKVSENSNNGHNRPFSQTWTGESRQPPNIENSYTNTNGPHKGHNLQKKTPFYVEKEVNRYPHPSPEIPPPSSIANSSNGPLNGVWGAPGCPKPSDYVQGLIGVVLLALNTLKTEKIMPTEANISDCIKYGDPKHRNTDVKKALTSAVEQQLVVTRNLGALQLYVGKNENLWRCVNPIGGNMKQYPKEAWDDLQKFLSSSTGRAAISATQCRFEAATVIKKMCLKELALGEILQILHMVVNMKKWLVQPQSGWQPIKFTLAEIVPDSGVVAAT